A region from the Chitinophaga sp. Cy-1792 genome encodes:
- a CDS encoding methionine synthase → MTKRLLPTSIVGSLPKPAWLAPPEKLWSPWKLEGDQLLEGKQDALRISLQEQQLAGVDIISDGEQTRQHFVTTFIEHLSGVDFENRKIVKIRDRYDASVPMVVGEVTRQKAVFVEDARFLRKQTDKPIKWALPGPMTMVDTLYDAHYKSREKLAWEFAKALNEEARALQDAGVDIIQFDEPAFNVFFDEVNDWGMAALERAIEGLHCETAIHVCYGYGIQANTDWKKTLGSEWRQYEEIFPKIQTSNIDIVSLECHNSNVPLHLIELVRGKKVMVGAIDVASNTIETPEEVADTLRKTLEFVDIKDLYPSTNCGMAPLSRSVARGKLSALSAGAEIIRKEFGM, encoded by the coding sequence ATGACAAAAAGATTATTGCCCACCTCGATCGTAGGAAGTTTGCCTAAACCAGCCTGGCTTGCACCACCTGAAAAATTATGGTCACCCTGGAAATTAGAAGGCGATCAGTTACTGGAAGGAAAACAAGATGCTTTACGTATCTCTTTGCAGGAGCAGCAATTGGCAGGGGTGGATATCATTAGTGACGGTGAGCAAACGCGCCAACATTTCGTAACCACTTTTATTGAGCATTTAAGCGGGGTGGATTTTGAAAATCGTAAGATCGTAAAGATCCGCGACCGTTATGATGCGAGTGTGCCTATGGTTGTAGGTGAGGTTACACGTCAAAAAGCAGTTTTTGTTGAAGATGCCCGGTTTTTACGTAAACAGACAGATAAACCTATAAAATGGGCATTGCCCGGGCCGATGACCATGGTTGATACCTTGTACGATGCCCATTATAAAAGCAGAGAAAAACTGGCCTGGGAGTTTGCGAAAGCACTCAATGAAGAAGCCAGAGCATTGCAAGATGCGGGGGTAGATATTATCCAATTTGATGAACCTGCATTTAATGTTTTCTTTGATGAAGTAAACGATTGGGGTATGGCCGCATTAGAAAGAGCCATTGAAGGGCTACACTGCGAAACCGCAATACATGTTTGCTATGGTTACGGAATACAAGCCAATACTGATTGGAAAAAGACATTGGGATCAGAGTGGCGTCAATACGAAGAGATCTTTCCTAAAATTCAAACTTCCAATATTGATATCGTGTCGTTAGAATGCCACAACTCCAACGTGCCCTTACATTTAATTGAACTTGTTCGTGGAAAGAAAGTAATGGTTGGTGCAATTGATGTGGCATCAAACACAATCGAAACACCCGAAGAAGTAGCTGATACCCTACGCAAAACGCTTGAATTCGTTGATATCAAAGATCTTTACCCTAGTACGAATTGTGGTATGGCTCCTTTGTCCCGAAGCGTAGCAAGAGGTAAGTTAAGTGCTTTAAGCGCAGGAGCAGAGATCATAAGGAAAGAATTTGGGATGTAG
- a CDS encoding DUF1852 domain-containing protein produces the protein MKAIVSEDPGINENKYMQDIQHTIKNDFVFTLKSTCLDENYHPSSQTRLTTNFANLARGVDRQQNLRNALNMINNRFNALAHLDNPKADRYHVELEIITVTMSIDDKNGINDLPLIEVLKTNIFDRKTNQRIEGIAGNNYSSYVRDYDFSILLIEHNKNQSNFCIPENFGDLHGKLYKSFVSSTTYKDHFKMSPIICLSVSSNKTYTRTEHQHPVLGFEYLQDQYSITDEYFSKMGLKVRFFMPPNSAAPMAFYHSGDLLADYTDLGLISSISTMETFQKIYRPEIYNANSAAGKIYQPSLKHEDYSLTRVVYDREERSRLAVEQGKYAEEYFIKPYKSVLEQWSANFAF, from the coding sequence ATGAAAGCGATCGTATCAGAAGATCCGGGAATAAACGAAAACAAATACATGCAAGATATCCAGCATACCATCAAGAATGATTTTGTGTTCACGCTAAAGAGCACTTGTTTAGATGAAAATTATCACCCCTCAAGTCAAACGCGTTTGACAACCAATTTTGCAAACCTGGCCAGAGGAGTTGATCGCCAGCAAAACTTACGTAATGCCTTGAATATGATTAACAATAGATTCAATGCATTGGCTCATTTGGATAATCCCAAAGCTGATCGTTACCATGTAGAACTTGAAATCATCACAGTAACGATGAGTATTGATGATAAAAATGGTATTAACGATCTGCCGTTGATCGAAGTTTTAAAAACGAATATTTTTGACCGTAAGACTAACCAGCGCATCGAAGGTATTGCCGGCAATAATTATTCATCCTATGTTCGTGATTATGATTTCAGTATTTTATTGATCGAGCATAATAAAAATCAATCTAATTTTTGTATTCCTGAAAATTTTGGTGATTTACACGGAAAACTTTATAAGTCCTTTGTGAGTTCAACTACTTATAAAGATCACTTTAAGATGTCACCGATAATTTGTCTAAGTGTATCTAGCAACAAAACTTATACTCGTACTGAGCATCAGCATCCTGTTCTGGGTTTTGAGTATCTGCAGGATCAGTATTCTATCACGGATGAATATTTCTCTAAAATGGGTTTGAAAGTTCGTTTTTTCATGCCTCCGAACAGTGCGGCACCGATGGCTTTTTATCATTCCGGAGATCTGCTTGCTGATTATACGGATCTTGGACTGATCAGCTCAATCAGCACGATGGAGACTTTCCAGAAGATTTATCGCCCTGAAATTTACAATGCAAATTCAGCGGCCGGAAAAATCTATCAACCTAGCCTTAAACACGAAGATTATTCACTGACTCGCGTGGTATATGACCGCGAAGAGCGTAGCCGACTGGCAGTAGAACAGGGTAAATATGCTGAAGAGTATTTCATCAAGCCTTACAAAAGCGTATTAGAACAGTGGTCTGCCAATTTCGCGTTTTAA
- a CDS encoding DUF2625 domain-containing protein — translation MTINNAAAQAPKRSLEQLINTTEPAWPLVQEWIKNASNQVEVLNATPSQANETLLHAQVTTRSPMGAIILNSGGILVDHGWIRILGSGNAKMKRTLHTWNANKTFDNTGQNTGYILVADDAIGGYYAINGGGLGKDAGKAYYLDPATLQWEALDLTYSQLIVSFFCGDLQAFYKDLRWKNWEKEIATMTGDEVINCYPMLYTKEGSDINKVHRKSVPVEEQWTFTYDIIQQLISAKPAK, via the coding sequence ATGACCATCAACAACGCTGCAGCGCAAGCTCCCAAACGCTCACTCGAACAATTGATCAACACCACAGAGCCGGCGTGGCCCCTCGTGCAGGAATGGATAAAAAATGCTTCCAACCAGGTAGAAGTACTGAATGCAACACCATCACAGGCCAACGAAACACTGCTCCATGCACAGGTAACAACCAGGTCTCCCATGGGAGCTATCATCCTCAACAGCGGAGGTATTCTCGTAGACCACGGATGGATCAGGATCCTGGGCTCCGGAAATGCGAAAATGAAAAGAACCCTACATACATGGAATGCCAATAAAACTTTCGATAACACCGGACAAAACACCGGTTACATCCTCGTAGCGGATGATGCCATCGGCGGCTACTATGCCATCAATGGCGGCGGCCTGGGTAAAGATGCCGGCAAAGCTTATTACCTCGATCCCGCTACCCTGCAGTGGGAAGCCCTGGATCTTACCTACTCCCAACTCATCGTATCTTTCTTCTGCGGCGATCTCCAGGCCTTCTACAAAGACCTGCGATGGAAAAACTGGGAAAAGGAAATTGCCACTATGACCGGCGATGAAGTGATCAACTGCTACCCCATGCTTTATACTAAAGAAGGCAGCGATATTAATAAAGTACACCGCAAAAGCGTACCTGTAGAAGAACAATGGACTTTCACCTACGATATTATCCAACAATTAATCAGCGCTAAACCGGCGAAATAA
- the ybaK gene encoding Cys-tRNA(Pro) deacylase: MQVNKTNAARILDTLHIAYELITYEVDEEDLSATHMAAVAGLPIDQVFKTILLQGDKTGYLVCVVAGNMEIDLKKAAAASGNKRVEPVPVSQLLSLTGYIRGGCSPIGMKKPYPVFIDEYAELYDEIYVSAGKRGMQFKIAPADLVRAVDATVAGVSAE, translated from the coding sequence ATGCAAGTGAATAAAACCAATGCCGCCAGAATACTTGATACGCTGCATATTGCATATGAGCTGATCACCTATGAGGTGGATGAAGAGGATTTGAGTGCTACACATATGGCTGCTGTAGCGGGTTTGCCGATTGACCAGGTGTTTAAGACAATTTTGTTACAGGGAGATAAGACAGGATATCTTGTTTGTGTAGTAGCGGGTAATATGGAGATAGATCTGAAAAAAGCAGCGGCAGCATCCGGAAATAAGCGGGTGGAACCAGTGCCGGTGAGTCAGCTGTTATCTCTTACAGGGTATATCCGTGGTGGTTGTTCACCGATAGGGATGAAGAAGCCGTACCCGGTTTTCATAGACGAATATGCGGAGTTGTATGATGAAATTTATGTGAGTGCCGGGAAGCGCGGTATGCAATTCAAAATAGCACCCGCAGACCTGGTGAGGGCTGTAGATGCTACGGTCGCAGGGGTTTCGGCGGAATAA
- a CDS encoding ABC transporter permease, with protein sequence METRIPATKDVLSALLRADFTTVWRNRRSLRLVLLVPIIILVSWRGVVDKIGAVVVLSSVITIGLTSIGLMGYSNSMARDRDKGVFQRLRVAPVSSWTIMFSRLSVQIALIAVMTLLIFAVGFGVDKIVISTGGYVFGFLMTLIAGWLYLGLGQLIVGLIKNPDTVNSTTRLVYFAFIMIGMFGQFGALGEKMKEVVQWSPYGVVQKALAGSLQPGLWTMDHSMALLATLGYTVVFVGLGIQKFKWDNK encoded by the coding sequence ATGGAAACTAGAATTCCTGCAACAAAAGATGTTTTATCCGCATTGCTGCGTGCCGATTTCACCACTGTCTGGCGTAACCGTCGTTCCTTGCGACTGGTACTGCTGGTGCCTATAATTATCCTGGTATCCTGGAGGGGAGTGGTAGACAAGATAGGAGCTGTGGTGGTGTTGTCATCTGTCATTACCATTGGTCTTACGAGTATTGGCCTTATGGGGTATTCCAACAGTATGGCCCGCGACCGTGATAAGGGTGTGTTTCAGCGTCTGCGGGTCGCGCCGGTATCTTCCTGGACGATCATGTTCAGCAGATTGTCCGTACAGATTGCGCTCATTGCTGTAATGACCCTGCTGATTTTCGCAGTAGGATTTGGGGTAGATAAAATTGTGATCAGTACAGGAGGTTATGTCTTTGGTTTTCTGATGACATTGATAGCTGGCTGGTTGTACCTGGGATTGGGGCAGCTGATTGTTGGTTTGATCAAGAACCCTGATACGGTGAACTCGACGACGAGACTGGTGTACTTTGCCTTTATCATGATTGGCATGTTTGGTCAGTTTGGGGCTTTGGGAGAAAAGATGAAAGAAGTAGTGCAATGGTCGCCGTATGGTGTTGTACAGAAGGCTTTGGCAGGGAGTTTGCAACCTGGTTTATGGACGATGGACCATAGCATGGCCTTACTCGCCACCCTTGGATATACAGTTGTGTTTGTGGGATTGGGTATTCAGAAATTCAAGTGGGATAACAAATAA
- a CDS encoding ABC transporter ATP-binding protein, whose product MNSLEQVPILDVDHISVFYGQFQAVKEVTFDVRPGEIFGLLGPNGAGKTSTLSAIEGLIKPTAGKIKVAGYDNVSQSLYARANMGVQLQATSFQPELTISDILRLFAGIYGVRLTKEEVQQKLVEIKLEDAAEKKFGQLSGGQQQRVSLLISTIHNPTLVLLDEPTTGLDPQSRRQLWERIEAIREQGHGVLLTTHSMEEAEAVCDRIAIIDHGRIIAIDTPDRLVELHRNDPEVISASRKGRITLEDVFIGLTGRAVRS is encoded by the coding sequence ATGAATTCTTTAGAGCAGGTTCCCATTTTGGATGTAGATCACATAAGCGTGTTCTATGGGCAGTTTCAGGCGGTAAAAGAAGTGACTTTTGATGTGCGGCCCGGAGAAATTTTCGGATTACTTGGTCCTAACGGCGCCGGGAAAACGAGTACGCTGAGTGCCATTGAAGGACTTATTAAACCGACAGCAGGTAAAATAAAGGTAGCTGGCTACGACAACGTTTCCCAGTCTCTTTATGCCCGTGCCAACATGGGAGTACAGCTGCAGGCCACCAGCTTTCAGCCGGAACTCACGATATCGGATATACTCCGTTTGTTTGCAGGAATATATGGTGTACGTCTGACAAAAGAAGAAGTACAACAGAAACTGGTAGAGATAAAGCTGGAAGATGCAGCGGAAAAGAAGTTTGGTCAGTTATCCGGTGGGCAACAGCAACGGGTATCTCTCCTGATCTCTACCATTCATAATCCTACACTGGTATTGCTGGATGAGCCTACGACAGGACTTGATCCGCAGTCGAGACGCCAGCTGTGGGAACGTATAGAAGCCATCCGTGAGCAGGGACATGGCGTACTGCTGACCACCCACAGTATGGAAGAAGCGGAGGCGGTATGTGACCGTATAGCCATCATTGATCATGGCAGGATAATAGCCATTGATACCCCTGACCGTCTGGTTGAATTGCACAGGAATGATCCGGAAGTGATCAGTGCTTCCAGGAAGGGAAGGATCACTTTGGAAGATGTATTTATTGGTTTAACCGGACGCGCTGTACGTTCATAA
- a CDS encoding DUF2314 domain-containing protein, translating to MVLSKLLFPLNHRWSYLSAKISGNRPLDLPADEIHAGHLLLPEDPLYTDWIHYRVASTLPYFKSSLLSPAPHQQGFAVKVRVACKGREAYTWITYPSFDDHGHIAGIVANRTRLAPFRKKEKIIMPVSAITDWMIIENGYLTGAYSIHKGLNTISAWQKTKLLRLLPYKLMT from the coding sequence ATGGTATTATCCAAACTCCTGTTTCCCTTAAACCACCGCTGGTCTTATCTCTCTGCAAAAATCTCCGGCAACAGACCATTAGACCTTCCGGCAGATGAAATCCACGCCGGCCACCTGCTATTACCCGAAGATCCACTTTATACCGACTGGATCCACTATCGGGTAGCCAGTACCTTACCCTATTTCAAAAGTTCATTGCTGTCACCAGCTCCTCACCAGCAAGGGTTTGCAGTCAAAGTACGGGTAGCCTGCAAAGGCCGCGAAGCCTACACCTGGATCACCTACCCCTCTTTCGATGACCATGGCCATATTGCCGGCATCGTCGCCAACCGGACCCGGTTAGCACCTTTCCGCAAAAAAGAGAAAATTATCATGCCGGTATCTGCCATCACCGACTGGATGATCATTGAAAACGGCTACCTGACCGGCGCTTACTCCATTCACAAAGGACTCAATACCATCAGCGCCTGGCAAAAAACGAAACTACTACGGCTACTACCTTATAAATTAATGACCTGA
- a CDS encoding YdeI/OmpD-associated family protein, whose translation MHLNLQPDLAPVIKIKRARYNCMTTKTTRGSSKNTGTYDARIDAYIEKAADFAQLVLVHFRALVHKAFPEVTETIKWGFPHFEHNGSILCSIAAFKQHCAVNIWKAPLMADPDNILTPTGETAMGHLGKITSLKDLPKDKILEKYLKEAARLIDDGAKAPKKVKAPAPPAEAPDDLMAALKKNKAALQTFEDFSNSNKKEYISWITEAKTTATRESRISTAVEWMAEGKIRNWKYLKK comes from the coding sequence ATGCACTTAAATTTACAACCGGACCTCGCCCCTGTCATTAAAATAAAAAGGGCACGCTACAACTGTATGACAACGAAAACGACCCGCGGTTCATCTAAAAATACAGGCACCTACGATGCCAGAATCGACGCCTATATCGAAAAGGCCGCCGATTTTGCACAACTGGTGCTTGTGCACTTCAGAGCACTGGTACACAAAGCATTTCCCGAAGTAACAGAAACCATCAAATGGGGATTCCCGCACTTCGAACACAATGGCAGCATCCTTTGCAGCATCGCCGCCTTCAAGCAGCATTGTGCGGTAAATATCTGGAAAGCTCCCCTGATGGCTGATCCTGATAACATCCTCACGCCTACGGGAGAAACGGCCATGGGGCATCTGGGGAAAATCACCTCCCTAAAAGACCTGCCAAAGGATAAAATACTGGAGAAATACCTGAAAGAAGCGGCCAGACTGATAGACGATGGCGCCAAAGCACCGAAGAAAGTCAAAGCGCCGGCACCACCCGCCGAAGCTCCTGACGACCTGATGGCGGCACTTAAAAAGAATAAAGCCGCCCTGCAAACATTTGAGGATTTCAGTAATTCTAACAAGAAAGAATATATCTCCTGGATAACAGAAGCCAAAACTACTGCCACCAGGGAATCCAGGATCTCCACCGCCGTAGAATGGATGGCGGAAGGAAAAATCAGGAACTGGAAATATCTGAAGAAATAG
- a CDS encoding radical SAM protein: MSKTVYLITPPFTQLNTPYPATAYLKGFLNTKEISAFQSDLGIEVTLALFSRQGLQQLFTKINTEPPAAVSENCARIIALQDDYINTIDAVISFLQGKNPTIAHLIVKRDYLPEASRFKQLDDLDWAFGSMGNQDRAKHLATMYLEDLSDLIMECVDAHFGFSRYAEKLSRSANSFDELYDNLNAPYTFVDQLLIQLLHQHMEAVQPQLVCISVPFPGNLYAGLRCGQYIKQHFPQAKIAMGGGFPNTELRSLSDARVFEFIDFITLDDGEAPIENLIRYVQGSIAKEELKRTFLLQDGKVTYINNTSCHDYKQNQVGTPDYSDLLLNDYISAIEVVNPMHSLWSDGRWNKLTMAHGCYWGKCTFCDISLDYIRVYEPIAASLLADRMEAIIAQTGQTGFHFVDEAAPPALMRALALEIIKRKMNVSWWTNVRFEKSFTRDLCVLLKASGCIAVSGGLEVASDRLLGLIQKGITVAQVARVNRHFTEAGIMVHAYLMYGFPTQTAQETIDSLEMVRQMFQAGILQSAFWHQFTMTAHSPVGLEPAKFMVQKESESTGSFANNDIMHIDPTGADHETFAYGLKKSLLNYMHGACFDYPLSKWFEFKVPKTSVVPDYITKALLEEEPGTVKPTSKVVFLGKQPSIEIVTKSKKGNTWETASLTFQGKKEAFNIKVDPPQGNWLAGMLKELDVNNAKVYTLQQVKENYEAAGLEDFELFWDNKPVNTLYKLGLLKL, translated from the coding sequence TTGAGTAAGACAGTCTATTTAATAACACCACCATTTACACAGCTGAACACGCCATACCCGGCTACAGCCTACCTGAAAGGATTTCTGAACACCAAGGAAATCAGTGCCTTTCAGTCTGACCTGGGCATAGAAGTAACACTGGCGCTGTTTTCCAGACAGGGGTTACAGCAACTATTTACTAAAATTAATACCGAACCTCCTGCCGCGGTATCGGAGAATTGCGCCCGTATTATCGCATTGCAGGATGACTATATCAATACCATAGACGCCGTTATTTCCTTTCTGCAGGGCAAAAATCCTACTATTGCCCACCTGATCGTGAAACGCGACTATCTCCCGGAAGCCTCCCGTTTCAAACAACTGGACGATCTGGACTGGGCATTCGGCTCCATGGGCAACCAGGACAGGGCTAAACATCTGGCTACTATGTACCTGGAGGACCTGTCAGACCTGATCATGGAATGTGTGGATGCACATTTTGGCTTCAGCAGATATGCGGAGAAGCTCAGCCGTTCGGCCAACAGCTTCGATGAGCTGTATGATAACCTCAATGCGCCCTATACATTTGTGGATCAGCTCCTCATCCAGCTGCTTCATCAGCATATGGAAGCGGTACAGCCGCAGCTGGTCTGCATTTCTGTGCCTTTCCCGGGCAACCTCTATGCCGGGCTGCGTTGCGGACAATATATCAAACAACATTTCCCGCAGGCTAAAATAGCCATGGGCGGTGGTTTTCCAAATACAGAACTGCGCTCACTTTCCGATGCGCGGGTGTTTGAGTTTATCGACTTCATCACCCTCGACGATGGGGAAGCACCCATTGAAAACCTCATCCGTTACGTACAGGGAAGCATTGCGAAGGAAGAGCTGAAAAGGACTTTCCTGCTCCAGGACGGCAAGGTGACTTACATCAACAATACCAGCTGCCACGATTATAAGCAGAACCAGGTAGGAACGCCGGATTACAGTGATCTCCTGCTGAACGATTATATCTCCGCCATTGAAGTAGTGAACCCGATGCACAGCCTTTGGAGCGATGGGCGCTGGAATAAGCTCACCATGGCGCATGGCTGCTATTGGGGTAAATGTACCTTCTGTGATATCTCGCTCGATTATATCCGCGTATATGAGCCCATTGCGGCGTCTTTGCTGGCGGACCGTATGGAAGCCATCATTGCACAGACGGGGCAGACAGGTTTCCACTTTGTGGACGAGGCTGCGCCACCGGCGCTGATGCGTGCCCTGGCACTGGAAATTATCAAAAGAAAAATGAACGTCAGCTGGTGGACGAATGTCCGCTTTGAGAAAAGCTTCACCAGGGACCTGTGTGTATTGCTGAAAGCTTCCGGCTGCATAGCAGTTTCCGGCGGACTTGAAGTAGCATCAGACAGGCTGCTGGGGCTGATACAAAAGGGAATTACCGTAGCGCAGGTAGCGCGGGTAAACCGTCACTTTACAGAAGCCGGCATCATGGTACATGCCTACCTCATGTATGGCTTCCCTACGCAGACGGCGCAGGAAACCATCGATTCACTGGAAATGGTACGGCAGATGTTCCAGGCAGGTATCCTGCAATCGGCCTTCTGGCACCAGTTTACCATGACGGCACATAGTCCGGTAGGACTGGAGCCCGCCAAATTCATGGTGCAGAAGGAATCGGAGAGCACCGGCAGCTTTGCCAACAATGATATCATGCATATCGACCCTACCGGTGCGGACCATGAGACCTTCGCCTATGGTCTGAAGAAATCTTTACTGAATTATATGCATGGTGCCTGTTTCGACTATCCACTGAGTAAGTGGTTTGAGTTTAAGGTGCCGAAAACCAGTGTGGTGCCGGATTATATTACAAAGGCACTCCTGGAAGAAGAGCCGGGAACGGTGAAACCTACATCCAAGGTAGTATTTCTGGGTAAGCAGCCGAGTATTGAGATCGTTACCAAATCTAAAAAAGGGAATACCTGGGAAACGGCTTCACTGACGTTCCAGGGTAAGAAGGAAGCTTTTAATATCAAGGTAGATCCGCCACAGGGCAACTGGCTGGCCGGTATGCTGAAGGAGCTGGACGTTAATAACGCTAAAGTATATACGCTACAGCAGGTAAAAGAAAATTATGAAGCTGCCGGTCTGGAAGATTTTGAGTTGTTCTGGGATAATAAGCCGGTGAATACCTTGTATAAACTGGGGTTATTGAAGTTATAA